The DNA sequence AGCCGAGCCGACAAAAGTGAGGTGAATCAGCACATACCATTTCAGCTGCTCGACCTCAATTGCCTCGAGCTCCATAAACTTTTTCAGCAGGTGGATAGACGAAATTGCCACAATGCTGGCAGCGATTTTGGTCTTCAGGGACGAGGAGTCCATCTTGCCAAGCCAGCTCAGCTTCTCTTCACTGTCGTCCAGATCCAGTTGCGAAACAAAGTTCTCATAGCCGCTCATCATCACCATGATTAGCAGGCCCCCCACCATCGCCAGGTCAATCAGCGATAGCACCACCAGAATCAGGTCCACTTCCGCCATGGTGAAGATCTCACCAAACAGGTGTACCAATTCCAGGAAAAACTTAACTCCCAAAGCAACAACGGCAAGGCTCAGGCCAAGGTAAATTGGAGCCAACAGCCAGCGGGAGCGATACAGCGTTTGTTCAATAATTCGTTCCATCATAGAT is a window from the Porticoccaceae bacterium LTM1 genome containing:
- a CDS encoding TIGR00645 family protein; this encodes MERIIEQTLYRSRWLLAPIYLGLSLAVVALGVKFFLELVHLFGEIFTMAEVDLILVVLSLIDLAMVGGLLIMVMMSGYENFVSQLDLDDSEEKLSWLGKMDSSSLKTKIAASIVAISSIHLLKKFMELEAIEVEQLKWYVLIHLTFVGSAFAMGYLDVLSKSKSGDQ